A single Triticum dicoccoides isolate Atlit2015 ecotype Zavitan chromosome 2A, WEW_v2.0, whole genome shotgun sequence DNA region contains:
- the LOC119355824 gene encoding cytokinin dehydrogenase 8-like, giving the protein MDLKALCMYAAVLALFLCSAATFIQSPTDVFGPVALLEPTPSSARDFGAVVSDAPFAILRPGSSADIALLLGALSSAPPRPRATVAARGVGHSLQGQAQARDGIVVETRSLPRTVVVVAAPRAGGEATACTYADVGAGALWVEVLEECLKAGLAPLSWTDYLYLTVGGTLSNAGISGQAFKHGPQISNVLQLQVVTGNGEVVTCSRTKSPDLFFAVLGGLGQFGIITRARILLQEAPPKVRWVRAFYESFETFTKDQELLISMPEQVDYVEGFMVLDEHSIRSSSVAFPASIDFSPDFGSEGRKKVYYCIEFAVHDFQQDGSSSSVDNVVELVAGEMSHMRPHMYSVEVSYFDFLNRVRMEEESLRSQGLWDVAHPWLNMFVPKHGVAQLKDLLMDTVLAGDFQGAILVYPLLTDKWDGNTSAVIPSAPGGVMYIFSVLRSADPSRCGRGCVEEILEQHRRVADEACRAGGGIGAKQYLARQPTQAHWRSHFGPTWDRFLARKARYDPVRVLGPGQGIFPWTDSASSM; this is encoded by the exons ATGGACCTCAAGGCGCTGTGCATGTACGCCGCCGTGCTAGCCCTGTTCCTCTGCTCCGCGGCGACCTTCATCCAGAGCCCCACCGACGTGTTCGGCCCGGTGGCGCTCCTCGAGCCGACCCCGTCCTCGGCGCGCGACTTCGGCGCCGTCGTCTCCGACGCGCCCTTCGCGATCCTCCGCCCGGGGTCCTCcgccgacatcgcgctcctcctgggCGCGCTGtcgtccgcgccgccgcgcccgagGGCGACCGTGGCCGCGCGCGGCGTGGGGCACTCGCTTCAGGGCCAGGCGCAGGCGCGCGACGGCATTGTGGTGGAGACGCGTTCCCTGCCACGCACCGTCGTGGTGGTGGCGGCGCCGCGGGCGGGCGGCGAGGCCACCGCTTGCACCTACGCGGACGTGGGCGCCGGCGCTCTGTGGGTGGAGGTGCTGGAGGAGTGCCTGAAGGCCGGGCTGGCGCCGCTGTCCTGGACGGACTACTTGTACCTCACCGTGGGCGGGACGCTGTCCAATGCCGGCATCAGCGGCCAGGCGTTCAAGCATGGCCCGCAGATCAGCAACGTCCTGCAGCTCCAAGTCGTCACAG GGAATGGGGAGGTCGTGACATGCTCGCGCACCAAGAGCCCGGATCTCTTCTTCGCAGTTCTTGGCGGTCTCGGCCAGTTCGGCATCATCACCAGGGCACGGATTCTACTCCAAGAAGCTCCTCCAAAG GTGCGATGGGTGAGGGCCTTCTACGAGAGCTTCGAAACATTCACCAAGGACCAAGAGCTTCTGATCTCAATGCCGGAGCAGGTGGACTACGTGGAGGGGTTCATGGTTCTGGATGAGCACTCCATCCGCAGCTCATCCGTTGCCTTCCCCGCCAGCATCGATTTCAGCCCAGACTTCGGCTCCGAGGGCAGGAAGAAGGTCTACTACTGCATAGAGTTTGCAGTGCATGACTTCCAGCAGGACGGCTCCAGCTCCAGTGTCGACAAT GTTGTGGAGCTGGTGGCAGGGGAGATGAGCCACATGAGGCCCCACATGTACAGCGTGGAGGTGTCCTACTTCGACTTCCTGAACAGGGTGAGGATGGAGGAGGAGAGCCTGAGGAGCCAGGGGCTCTGGGATGTGGCTCACCCCTGGCTCAACATGTTCGTGCCCAAGCATGGCGTCGCTCAGCTCAAGGACCTGCTCATGGACACCGTCTTGGCGGGAGACTTCCAGGGGGCCATCCTTGTCTACCCTCTCCTCACTGACAA GTGGGACGGGAACACGTCGGCCGTCATCCCGTCGGCGCCGGGCGGGGTGATGTACATCTTCAGCGTGCTCCGGTCGGCCGACCCGTCGCGGTGCGGCCGCGGCTGCGTCGAGGAGATCCTGGAGCAGCACCGCCGGGTGGCCGACGAGGCGTGCCGGGCCGGCGGCGGCATCGGCGCCAAGCAGTACCTTGCCCGGCAGCCCACGCAGGCGCATTGGCGCAGCCATTTCGGGCCCACCTGGGACCGCTTCCTGGCCCGCAAGGCCCGCTACGACCCAGTGCGTGTGCTTGGGCCGGGCCAAGGCATTTTTCCTTGGACGGATTCCGCGAGCTCCATGTGA